A window of Papilio machaon chromosome 1, ilPapMach1.1, whole genome shotgun sequence contains these coding sequences:
- the LOC106714216 gene encoding transcription initiation factor IIB isoform X2 gives MEANKVVCYAHPDAPLIEDYRAGDMICSECGLVVGDRVIDVGSEWRTFSNEKSGVDPSRVGGPENPLLSGGDLSTIIGPGRGDASFDSFGVSKYQNRRNISSNDRALINAFREINTMADRINLPKTIVDRANNLFKQVHDGKNLKGRANDAIASACLYIACRQEGVPRTFKEICAVSKISKREIGRCFKLILKALETSVELITTADFMSRFCSNLGLPNSVQRAATHIARKAGELDIVSGRSPISVAAAAIYMASQASDDKRSQKEIGDIAGVADVTIRQSYKLMYPFAAKLFPEDFKFATPIEFLPQM, from the exons ATGGAGGCTAACAAAGTGGTGTGCTATGCTCACCCAGATGCACCCCTCATTGAGGATTACAGGGCTGGTGACATGATATGTTCAGAATGTGGTCTTGTAGTGGGAGACag GGTTATAGATGTGGGATCAGAATGGCGAACCTTTAGCAATGAGAAGTCAGGTGTGGATCCATCCCGTGTTGGTGGACCAGAGAATCCCTTGCTTTCCGGTGGTGATCTCTCCACTATCATAGGACCTGGACGTGGAGATGCTTCATTTGATAGCTTTGGAGTATCTAAATACCAAAACAGACGAAATATCAGTAGTAATGACAGAGCACTTATCAATGCATTCCGAGAAATAAACACAATGGCTGACCGAATAAACCTGCCCAAAACAATTGTGGACAGagctaataatttatttaaacag GTTCATGATGGCAAAAACTTAAAAGGCAGAGCTAATGACGCTATCGCCTCTGCTTGTCTATACATTGCTTGTAGACAGGAAGGTGTTCCACGTACATTCAAAGAAATTTGTGCAGTCAGCAAAATAAGTAAAAGAGAAATTGGAAGGTGTTTTAAGCTTATTCTCAAAGCACTTGAAACTTCAGTGGAGCTTATCACTACCGCAGACTTCATGTCACGGTTCTGTTCGAATCTTGGTCTGCCGAATTCTGTGCAACGAGCTGCTACACATATTGCTCGCAAAGCTGGAGAATTGGATATCGTGTCTGGTCGTAGTCCAATCTCCGTTGCTGCTGCAGCTATTTATATGGCGTCTCAG GCGTCAGATGACAAGCGCAGTCAAAAAGAAATCGGAGACATTGCGGGTGTGGCTGATGTTACCATCCGGCAGTCTTACAAGCTCATGTATCCGTTTGCTGCCAAACTGTTCCCCGAAGACTTCAAGTTTGCCACACCTATTGAGTTCCTGCCACAAATGTGA
- the LOC106714216 gene encoding transcription initiation factor IIB isoform X1, producing MASTSRMEANKVVCYAHPDAPLIEDYRAGDMICSECGLVVGDRVIDVGSEWRTFSNEKSGVDPSRVGGPENPLLSGGDLSTIIGPGRGDASFDSFGVSKYQNRRNISSNDRALINAFREINTMADRINLPKTIVDRANNLFKQVHDGKNLKGRANDAIASACLYIACRQEGVPRTFKEICAVSKISKREIGRCFKLILKALETSVELITTADFMSRFCSNLGLPNSVQRAATHIARKAGELDIVSGRSPISVAAAAIYMASQASDDKRSQKEIGDIAGVADVTIRQSYKLMYPFAAKLFPEDFKFATPIEFLPQM from the exons ATGGCGAGCACGTCgag AATGGAGGCTAACAAAGTGGTGTGCTATGCTCACCCAGATGCACCCCTCATTGAGGATTACAGGGCTGGTGACATGATATGTTCAGAATGTGGTCTTGTAGTGGGAGACag GGTTATAGATGTGGGATCAGAATGGCGAACCTTTAGCAATGAGAAGTCAGGTGTGGATCCATCCCGTGTTGGTGGACCAGAGAATCCCTTGCTTTCCGGTGGTGATCTCTCCACTATCATAGGACCTGGACGTGGAGATGCTTCATTTGATAGCTTTGGAGTATCTAAATACCAAAACAGACGAAATATCAGTAGTAATGACAGAGCACTTATCAATGCATTCCGAGAAATAAACACAATGGCTGACCGAATAAACCTGCCCAAAACAATTGTGGACAGagctaataatttatttaaacag GTTCATGATGGCAAAAACTTAAAAGGCAGAGCTAATGACGCTATCGCCTCTGCTTGTCTATACATTGCTTGTAGACAGGAAGGTGTTCCACGTACATTCAAAGAAATTTGTGCAGTCAGCAAAATAAGTAAAAGAGAAATTGGAAGGTGTTTTAAGCTTATTCTCAAAGCACTTGAAACTTCAGTGGAGCTTATCACTACCGCAGACTTCATGTCACGGTTCTGTTCGAATCTTGGTCTGCCGAATTCTGTGCAACGAGCTGCTACACATATTGCTCGCAAAGCTGGAGAATTGGATATCGTGTCTGGTCGTAGTCCAATCTCCGTTGCTGCTGCAGCTATTTATATGGCGTCTCAG GCGTCAGATGACAAGCGCAGTCAAAAAGAAATCGGAGACATTGCGGGTGTGGCTGATGTTACCATCCGGCAGTCTTACAAGCTCATGTATCCGTTTGCTGCCAAACTGTTCCCCGAAGACTTCAAGTTTGCCACACCTATTGAGTTCCTGCCACAAATGTGA